Genomic segment of Neorhizobium sp. NCHU2750:
TCAAATACGGAACAATCACGTCGGCGACATGCTCTTCTCCATTACACAGAGCCCGACCCAAGCCAGAAACCTTGGACCAGTCTCAATGGGCATGCAACGCGAAATAGCCTTTGTGCGCACTTGATCGAAAATCATTCGCCCCTTGTCGCTGTCGAGCGCCAAACGGGATTTCCGCTAAATCAGACTATGCTTGGAGAAAGGCCGCGAGACCTGCCGTATTGACAACAAAGATGAACTCTTCCCATGCCTCATGAGGAGATGCGAAGGGTTCGTTCCAGTCAGTGAGCTGTTCCTCCAGGCTAGTCACTTCCATTCGCCAATGATCTCCGCCTGATGGAGGGAAGATTTCGACAACAACAGTGATGCCGCCTTCGGTGTAACGACCGGAGAGGTCTGAGCGTTCGGATTGCGGTGAATGGTGATCCATCTGCGTCACCAAGAAGATTTGCTCTGGACCGATATTATGCAGCCGCCACTCGGTTGCACGCCGGGTCAATCGAATGTCAGCCGGCTTATTTGAGCGGATCATGCCCCCAATTCATCAACGAGTAGCGCCATGGCGACGTCTTCCGATCTTTCTCGGGCCCTCCCTGAGCAAGATGCCGATGCACATAACCGACGACCTTCCTCATGTGAGCAAAATCATCGTCAGTTAGATCTGTTTTCTTCTTGTGCTTGATCTCGACGATCCTACGTCCAGAGTGATGGCCCACTGTCTCGCCGACACCATCGCTGGACCACCCGACTGCCTTGCTCTCATCGGTCTTCAACCATTTTTCCAGTTCAGCCGGCGCCATGTTTACCGCGTCACGGAAATCGTCCCAGATTTGGTCTCTGTCGAGTGCTTTATCGGTCATACTGCACCTGCCTCGGCGGCATCGACAATGGACAGTTGCAATCGCCCGTTTTCCTCACCGTCCCAGTATTCGATTGTTTGAGCCGACACCTTGATCAGAACGATGCCGGGTGTGTCGTTCCCCTCTGGGAACCACCGGTCGAGATCCTTTGTCCAATGCGCCTCGAACTGCGCTTTGTCATGGATCAGCTCCGCTTCCCCATCTACGGCAATGAAAATGCCCGGCTTGCCAAGCATGCTCGGTGGAGCGGTGAAGGTCAGGGTGACCCCGGTGTTACGATTGATATCTGCGACCTTCTTTGTGTCGGCGTAGGAGAAGAACCACGAGTCGCCGTCATACTCCACGTCCCCGTTGTTGCTCATCGGTCTGCTAACGATGCTTTCTGGACCATTTGTGTTGAACATGCAAAAATCGATCTTGCTCAGCTTTTTCGAAAGCTCTTCCATCGTCATCGAAGCCATTGGACCCTCCTGGAACTGGTCTGGCGTAAACCTTCTGTAAGCGCGTTCGTTCCTCGCAGGCGACAATGGTCCTTGGCCGAAAGGCCAGGCGACAATCCTTACCCATCCGTCACGGTATCGGACTTGGCCCACGGCTCAAAACCGCCTCCATCGGGCGGATGGACGTCGGCCCGGCGATATGTTCGTTTTCCTTCGCGCTCTTCGGAAACAACAGCGGCGCATGGAAGTTATCTCTCCGCAACAAAGGGAGGCAGTGATGAATAAGAAAGAACAGCAGCAACGAGAGCGGGCCTACAAAATCTGGGAGGACGAAGGTCGCCCGGAGGGAGCGCACGGGGACCATTGGAGACGTGCGCATGAACAGCACGAGCTAGCTGCAGGCATCCGATGACGTGACAAAGGTCAATCAGGGAGCCGATGACAAGTTCGCGAAGGAAGACACGGACCTCGTGGACACGGCGGACATCAGGCCTCCATCTACGATCAGCCCGGTTTAAGGAGACCACTATGAGCGATAACCCGAAAAAGGGCGATAAGGTCTCGTGGGAGACAAGCCAGGGAAAGACGACGGGCAAGGTCGTCAAGAGACAAACCTCGGAGACGCATATCAAAGGCCACAAGGTCAAGGCATCCAAGGATGATCCACAAATCATCGTCGAAAGCGAGAAATCCGGAAAGCGGGCGGCCCATAAGCCTGGATCGCTCAAGAAAGCTTAGTTGGTCAAGGGAATGCCTCGGGGCAGACCATGGTTTTAGACCTCCGGAAGTTCCTTCAAAATAAGCAGCCGTCCACCCGGAACGACAGTTGCGATCTTGTCCTGCTCAAGAGCATTGAGGACGGCAGTCACCTCGTCGTTAGAGAAGCCGGCAGCTTCCAAGGGTGAATGGATGTCGAGAAGGTTGATCGACATGTCCGGAGATGCCTTCAGGACGCGAAGTCGCGCAACAAGTGCGTTTTCGGTATCTGCAAATCTATCCATTTATCTTCCAATGTCTCGCAGTTCATCTCGCATACGTGTCTTCATGGCATGTCAGGACGCGACGTACCAATAGAGGGGGTGCATTGCCCTGACACTGCCGGATAGTCGGTTCACGAGGGCTATGATCTCCCGCGCGATAATAGCACCTGCGCCAGTGACACCGGGCGCCGCCCCTGCGCATCGACGCCAACGTCGAATTGCCTGGGGATCGGCTTCAGTCTCCCGTGGGAGTGGCCGTGGAGATTTATCGATCCTTTCCCCATCTGGTTCCAGGTCCGGAAGGCGTAGTGACATAGGATGAGGTGGTGTCCGGCCTCACGGAGTTCTGCGTAATGCTGGACGCTTGCCCAGCCATTTGAGCCGGTCGTCTCCTCCGGATCGTTATTGCCAATGATCAGGTGTTTACGCCCATTCAGTTTGGCGAGGAGGTCAGCGCTGGGTCCGGCCTTGACCGACATGAATCTCCAAGATGCCAGACGTCGTCATCCCCTCCTACGATATTGTTCCAGCTGGAGATGAGCGCTGAGTCGTGCTCGGCCATGTCGGAGAATGGACGTCGGTCGATGCGCAGGACGCGCGGATCGCCGAAATGCGTGTCGCCCGTGAAGTATATCATAAAGGTCTACCCAAAGGCTCGAGGCGCTGCGTAACCGCAGGCGCTTGCCGCAGCCGTCAAGACCGTACCCCATAGAAGATCGACAAGGGTTAGAGCGATCGGCCACCCTTTGAGCGTCGACAGGTTCGTCATGTCATAGGTGCCGTAGGCGGCCAGACCTAAAAGTGCGCCATAGCCGACTGCCATCCAGATCGAGCCGGATTCCAAGGCAGGTCTGACAGCGAGCACGACAATCGCCGCGGCAAAGAAGAGATAAAAGACGGCGGCGACTGCAAAATTCGGAGATGGAAGCATCATGTCGCCGAGCTGATTTCGGTAGAAATTTTTGGCGACAAGCCCGAGCCAGATGGCATCGACCAGCAAGAATGAGATGAGCGTGCCGGCGTAGGCGATACCGAAAATCTTCATGGAGCGGCGTCCTTTGCTGGATCTCTGTAGGGCAGGAACATCGCAGTGTTCGAACTTGTTCCGATCGAGGGCATGAACCGCCCCGGCTTTTCCGGAGACCGTTTGGCTTAAGTTATGCGGCCATGGCTGGTGCGTCCAGCATGGCGTAGTATCGCTCTTCGGCCTCGGCTGGCGGTATGTTGCCGATGGGCTCCAGAAGGCGGCGGTTGTTGAACCAATCGACCCATTCGAGCGTGGCGAACTCCACGGCTTCGAAGTTGCGCCATGGTCCTCGCCGATGGATGACCTCGGCCTTGTAAAGACCGTTGATCGTTTCGGCGAGAGCATTGTCGTAACTATCACCAACGCTTCCGACCGACGGCTCGATGCCTGCCTCCGCCAGCCGTTCGGAATAACGAATGGACACATATTGCGAGCCGCGGTCGGAATGATGAACCAGCCCGCCACGTTTGACGGGCCGCCGATCATGAAGCGCCTGGTCGAGGGCATCGAGCACAAAGCCCGCATGGGCCGTTCGGCTTGCCCGCCAACCGACGATACGGCGGGCGAAGGCATCAATGACGAACGCCACGTAAACGAAGCCCTGCCAGGTCGCGACATAGGTGAAATCGGATAACCACAGCATGTTCGGCGCGGGAGCGAAGAACTGTCGGTTCACCCGGTCTAGCGGACACGGGGCAGACTTGTCCGACATGGTTGTTTTGACTGGCTTGCCGCGAATGACGCCTTGAAGCCCCATCATTCTCATAAGCCGAGCGACGGTGCAGCGGGCAATATCGTAACCCTCTCGCTGCAACTGCCGCCAGACTTTGCGCACGCCATAGACCTGGAAGTTCTCGTTGAACACCCGGCGTATCTCGACTTTCATGGCAATATCATTCCGTTCGCGGGCTGACAGGCGGTCCACGTCCGTGCGTTTGGCAACGACCTCATAGTAGGTGGACGGGGCAATCGGCAGCAGCCTGCAAATCGGCTCGACCCCGAGCACCGAGCGGTGTGCATCGATGAAGGAAATCATCGCTTCAGTGGGCGGTCGAGCTCCGCCTGGGCAAAATACGCCGAGGCTTTGCGTAAAATCTCATTCGCCTGACGAAGCTCCCGGTTCTCCCGCTCCAAAGCCTTCATCTTCTCCGCCACGTCACTCGGCAAACCTGCACGCTTGCCGCTGTCGACCTCGGCCTTCTTCACCCATTCATTGAGCGTATGCGCCGAGCAGCCGATCTTGGCCGCTATGGAAGATACAGCCGCCCACCGGGAAGGATGTTCGGCTTCATGATCGGCCACCATTCGAACGGCCCGGGCGCGGACTTCAGGAGAAAATTTGTTCGTCGTCTTGCTTGTCATAGACCCTACTTCTCACGAGTTGGGGTCTCCGGCAAAGCCGGGGCGGTTCAATGTTCAACAGAGCGAATGTCTTGAAGGGTATGGTAGCGGGGTTCAGCCTGTATGCCGTTGTGTGGTTGAGTGCCGTGGCGCTGTCGATGACGACTGCGACGGAAACTGCATTCTTTCCCGCATTGAATGGCTTATTCGCAGCGTTGATAGCCTGGGCATTTCTGCGAAGATCAGTCAGTCGGGTGACATGGGTAGGCGCGATTGTAGCGTCCGGGGGTGTCTTTTTTGTCATGTGGGGCGTCGAAGGGCGGCTATGGGGCAATTCGGTCGCACTTGCCAGTGCAGTGGCTTACACTGTCTACATCTACGTTGCCGCGTGGGCTACCAAGGATGAGACGTGTGATCTCTGGCTGATTTTTGGTGTTGAGCTTCTTACAATGATTGCCTTGGGAACGATCTTTTCCGCACAAGACCTTCCCAGCCTGTCGAGGCAAAGTGAAACCATATATTGGACTGCACTCTACGTCGGCATCGTAACTACAGTCGTGCCAACCGCTATTTCTATCTTTTTCCAAAGATATGTCAGTCCCGTGACGACCGGTTTTTTGTATTCAATCGAACCAGTGTGGAGCGCCGTTTTCGCCGGCGTATGGCTGGGGGAAAGTCTGCATTTAAGCAGCTATGTTGGGGGAGCCTGTATTGTTGCAGGAGCGGCGATATATACGATAGACCAAGCCCGAAGACATGGATCACGTTCTGACCCACATCCCGCAATTTCGCGAAAATCCTGATTTTGCGATGCTGCAAAAGCCAGGTGCTCAAATAGAGCAAAAGTCGGGAGTTTCGGCATTTCGGGGATACAACGCTAAGGGCGCTCGGCTCTGGGTGACCGAATGCTGATTGCCAACTGCGCTAGACCCGCGATAACCGCAACAGCCAGCATGACTGATCCGAGGGCAGTCGCCGTGCTCCCATCGTAGAGGTAGCTGACCAGCGCGCTGGCGATTGCAGCCACGACCATCTGCAGGAAACGAAATGCAGCCGACGTCACGCCGGTCAATCTGCCATAGACTGAAGCGCTTCGTGAATGGTGCTTGGCGCCATCAGACCACCTCCGAAAATCGACAGGGCTGCGCAGGCAGGAAACGAGAACTGATTGAGAAGGCCGGCCAGTGACAGAAGAAGAATTCCCAAACCACCTGGAGTGCTCCCCGTTTAACCGGACAGGTCGGCTAAAGCGTGTCGCGCCAAACCAGATTCGAGATTCCGGTTTGGACTGATTTGTGATTCACTTGGCCCATGGAGGGGGAAGCGCCATGGGCAAGCCGCATCCGATCGAGTTGCGTGAGCGTGTCGTTGCGTTTGTAAAAGAGGGTAATACCAAACGGGAGGCCGCGCGGCATTTCCGCGTTTCCCCTCGTTTTGTCAACAATATGATGATCCTGCACCGTTCGTCTGATTCGCTTGCCGCCGCCAGGCAGGGCCATCCGCTTGGCAGCAAACTTTCGGCCCACGAAAACTGGATCAGCGAGCGTGTGGCTCTCCAAGGCGAAGTGACCCTGGACGAGCTGTGTGTCTTACTTGCCGAGTGCGGCTTTGACGTTCACCGCGCCACGGTCGGGCGGTTTTTGCACCGGCTCGGGCTGAGCAATAAAAAAAAGCCTCAAGGCAAGCGAGCAGCGCAGACCGGAGATCGCCAAGGCGCGTGATCTTTGGATCAACCGCCGAAAGCGGTTCTTCAACAAGGCATTGTCACGTCTCATCTTTATCGATGAGACTTCCACGAACACACGCCTGACAAAACGCACCGGATGGTCCCGAAAGGGCAGCCGCTTTGCCGCCTATGCTCCCTTCGGCCATTGGAAAACCCAGACCTTCATTGCCGGCCTGCGATGCCATGGCCTGATCGCGCCATGGATCGTCGATGCGCCGATGAACAGCCGCATCTTCGAAACATGGATCGAAACGCAGCTCGCCCCAACACTGTCGTCAGGTGACGTTGTCATCCTCGACAATGTTGGCTTCCACAAAAGCGAGCACGCCGAGCAACTGGTCAAGGTGGAGGGCGCGTGGCTTCTCTTCCTGCCGCCCTATTCGCCAGACCTGAACCCCATCGAAATGGCGTTCTCAAAACTCAAGGCACTCCTACGAAAGCGAGCTGCACGAAGCTTCGATGCAATCGCGAATGCTCTCGGCGACATCATCAGCCTCTTCTCCGTCACCGAATGCCTAAACTTCTTCAAAGCAGCAGGATATGAGGCTGAATAAATGAGACACGCTTTAACCGCAAGTGCTACCGACTTGCGCACGGTATCGCGAGGATACTCGACCTCGGCCGGCTACCGCAGGAAACCATCCCCGTCGAACTCTTTCCAGCCAAGAAGCTTTTCGGTGCCCTCGTCGATGGTGCGATCATCCTTCTTGCCACCCTTCGTGTTCTTCGTGAGCGAGCGCTGCAGCTTCCTCTGATACGCGGCCTTCTGCCGCTTCTCCACCTTCGCCTCGGCATCGTCAACCCTCCACTCATCGACGGCACCGCGGTCGAGCAGGTCTTCCACCACCTTGGGATCGAAGACGTGGAAGGTGATCTGTCGCGCTCGTCCATTCAGCCTTACCGTCCTCGTCCCCGCGCTTGGAAGACGGCCATCTGCGAGCCAGCGATGGCGCTCACTCGTTTTGATGGCGAGGATGTCCTGGATCTCGCGTGGGATCACCGGCAAGGTCTCAGCTTCCATCATCACTCCAGAAACGATGCCTGCCGCGGCATTGAACGCGGTTTTCTCGCTGGCCGTCATCTCAAGGGTAAGCTCGTTGCCGTCAAGGCTGATCGACTTCTTGGAAAACGTTGGAAGCCGCGCCTGAATCTCCTGCAGGATGCCCTTCGCGCGAACGGAAGACCCCAGGGTCATCGCCGTCGACAAGGTCCACGTCCTGATCAGTTCGATGTCGCTCTTCTCGGTTTTCGGCATGCCATTTACATGGTGCGTGATGCCGATTGGTTCAACGGGAAAATCAGCCGGCCGTAATCGCCGGCTGGCGGTCGACCTTGGAACCAAACCTGTCCGAACGTGTTTCCCCCTCGCATTCCAAAGAGGATGCTGGAATTGGAGGAACACCATGAAAAAACTAGCTTTTGTCACCGCAGCCGCTCTCCTTTCGGCATCCGCCGCATTCGCGCAGAGCGAGACCCCGAAGACGTCCCAGACCACGCCGGCTGTCTCTACCTCCGGTGAACAGAATCCCGGCGCGCCGGTCGCTGGCAAGAACAGCTTCACCGAAGCTCAGGCCAAGTCGCGCATCGAAGACGCCGGATACACGGACGTGTCGGGCCTGAAACTTGACGACCAGGGCGTCTGGCGCGCGACCGGGACCAAGGATGGCAAGGCCGGAAACGTCTCTCTGGATTTCCAGGGCAACGTGACGATGGCCAAGTAATCCAAATCAACGAAAAGAAGAGGAAACAACCATGCAGACCGTGACAGGACTTTACGACTCCTACGAAGACGCCCGCTCGACCGTCAAGGCATTGGAAGATGCCGGCGTCCCATCCGATGATATAAGCATCGTCTACTACAAGGATGGCAAGGAAGAGGTCGAAGGCCAGGGCAACAACGCAGCCGAAGGTGCTGGCACGGGTGCCGGCATCGGTGCCGTAGCCGGCGGCGCGGGCGGTCTTCTGACTGGTCTCGGCATGATGGCGATCCCAGGCGTCGGCCCGGTCGTCGCGGCCGGATGGCTTGCCGCGACCGCGGCAGGTGCAGTCGCGGGTGCCGTCGTCGGTGGCGCAGCAGGGGGCATCGTCGGTGCGATGATCGAGTCCGGCGTGCCGGAGAGGGACGCCCATGTCTACGCCGAGGGCATCCGCCGCGGCGGTGCTGTCGTTGCCGCGAAGGTCGAGAGCGACAAAGTTGCGACCGCGGAAACCATTCTCAACCGCTCGCGCCGGGTCGATCTGAACACCCGTCGTGATGCCTATGTTGCCGAAGGATGGACACGCTTTGACGACGCGGCCGATCCGTACACCGCCGATCAGATCGCTGCCGACCGTGGCCGTTATCGGACCGATCCGCGCATCTGATGCCCTTGAATCAAGAATGAACTGAACGGCGCCGCTCCGCTCTGGAGCGGCG
This window contains:
- a CDS encoding DUF3140 domain-containing protein; this translates as MTDKALDRDQIWDDFRDAVNMAPAELEKWLKTDESKAVGWSSDGVGETVGHHSGRRIVEIKHKKKTDLTDDDFAHMRKVVGYVHRHLAQGGPEKDRKTSPWRYSLMNWGHDPLK
- a CDS encoding pyridoxamine 5'-phosphate oxidase family protein, which codes for MASMTMEELSKKLSKIDFCMFNTNGPESIVSRPMSNNGDVEYDGDSWFFSYADTKKVADINRNTGVTLTFTAPPSMLGKPGIFIAVDGEAELIHDKAQFEAHWTKDLDRWFPEGNDTPGIVLIKVSAQTIEYWDGEENGRLQLSIVDAAEAGAV
- a CDS encoding DUF2934 domain-containing protein, which encodes MNKKEQQQRERAYKIWEDEGRPEGAHGDHWRRAHEQHELAAGIR
- a CDS encoding DUF2945 domain-containing protein, which gives rise to MSDNPKKGDKVSWETSQGKTTGKVVKRQTSETHIKGHKVKASKDDPQIIVESEKSGKRAAHKPGSLKKA
- a CDS encoding DUF2177 family protein — translated: MKIFGIAYAGTLISFLLVDAIWLGLVAKNFYRNQLGDMMLPSPNFAVAAVFYLFFAAAIVVLAVRPALESGSIWMAVGYGALLGLAAYGTYDMTNLSTLKGWPIALTLVDLLWGTVLTAAASACGYAAPRAFG
- a CDS encoding IS3 family transposase (programmed frameshift), which produces MTSKTTNKFSPEVRARAVRMVADHEAEHPSRWAAVSSIAAKIGCSAHTLNEWVKKAEVDSGKRAGLPSDVAEKMKALERENRELRQANEILRKASAYFCPGGARPPTEAMISFIDAHRSVLGVEPICRLLPIAPSTYYEVVAKRTDVDRLSARERNDIAMKVEIRRVFNENFQVYGVRKVWRQLQREGYDIARCTVARLMRMMGLQGVIRGKPVKTTMSDKSAPCPLDRVNRQFFAPAPNMLWLSDFTYVATWQGFVYVAFVIDAFARRIVGWRASRTAHAGFVLDALDQALHDRRPVKRGGLVHHSDRGSQYVSIRYSERLAEAGIEPSVGSVGDSYDNALAETINGLYKAEVIHRRGPWRNFEAVEFATLEWVDWFNNRRLLEPIGNIPPAEAEERYYAMLDAPAMAA
- a CDS encoding DMT family transporter, which translates into the protein MFNRANVLKGMVAGFSLYAVVWLSAVALSMTTATETAFFPALNGLFAALIAWAFLRRSVSRVTWVGAIVASGGVFFVMWGVEGRLWGNSVALASAVAYTVYIYVAAWATKDETCDLWLIFGVELLTMIALGTIFSAQDLPSLSRQSETIYWTALYVGIVTTVVPTAISIFFQRYVSPVTTGFLYSIEPVWSAVFAGVWLGESLHLSSYVGGACIVAGAAIYTIDQARRHGSRSDPHPAISRKS
- a CDS encoding transposase; translation: MGKPHPIELRERVVAFVKEGNTKREAARHFRVSPRFVNNMMILHRSSDSLAAARQGHPLGSKLSAHENWISERVALQGEVTLDELCVLLAECGFDVHRATVGRFLHRLGLSNKKKPQGKRAAQTGDRQGA
- a CDS encoding IS630 family transposase — encoded protein: MSRLIFIDETSTNTRLTKRTGWSRKGSRFAAYAPFGHWKTQTFIAGLRCHGLIAPWIVDAPMNSRIFETWIETQLAPTLSSGDVVILDNVGFHKSEHAEQLVKVEGAWLLFLPPYSPDLNPIEMAFSKLKALLRKRAARSFDAIANALGDIISLFSVTECLNFFKAAGYEAE
- a CDS encoding general stress protein, with the translated sequence MQTVTGLYDSYEDARSTVKALEDAGVPSDDISIVYYKDGKEEVEGQGNNAAEGAGTGAGIGAVAGGAGGLLTGLGMMAIPGVGPVVAAGWLAATAAGAVAGAVVGGAAGGIVGAMIESGVPERDAHVYAEGIRRGGAVVAAKVESDKVATAETILNRSRRVDLNTRRDAYVAEGWTRFDDAADPYTADQIAADRGRYRTDPRI